The genomic stretch TCGGTGTTGTCCCATTTCTAAATGACTCTACAAACGTAAATGGATTGCCTTTATTTCTCTATACTCTTATATTCTTCGGGTTAACATTCTGGTTATCATTAAACCCAACAAGGTTAGTGGATCGAGTCGGAAAAATACTTACCCCACTTTTAATTTTAGTTCTAGGTAGTCTTATTATTGGAGCATTTATAAATCCTCCTGGACCTTTATCTACACCTGCACCTGAATATAAGAGCGGCGTGTTCTTTAAAGGCTTTATCGAAGGATATCTTACAATGGACGCTATTGCTGCCCTTGTATTCGGAATCGTTGTGATACAAGCTGTCAACGATAAAGGCGTCTCTGATCGTAAAAATGTTTCGATTGCTGTACTAAAAGCGGGCATTCTTGCAGCGATTGGATTAACGGCCATTTATCTTTCATTGGCGTATATCGGTGCAACAAGCACGAGCCTTGTTGGGTCCGCAAATAACGGGGGAGCGATATTATCAAGTATTGCTAGCTACTTATTTGGCTCATTAGGAACGCTTTTGCTTGGGGCAGCGATAACTTTCGCCTGCTTAACCACATCTGTAGGCCTCGTAACCGCCTGCGGAGAGTATTTTTCTAAAACATATCCAAAGCTTTCCTACAAAACCGTTATTCTAGTCGTTACGCTATTTAGTACATTCGTTGCGAATCTCGGTCTTACACAACTCATTACGTTTACTTTACCTGTTTTAATCGCCATTTATCCGATCGCTATTGTTTTAATTTTTCTAACGTTTCTTGAGAATGTTTTTCCGATTCACCACTATGTTTATAGGGGAGCGATTATCTCAACAGTCATCATTAGCGTGCCAAACGCTCTAGAAGGAGCGGGAATCACTTTGCCAGGTATGGGGATCATGCAAACACTGCCGCTTTATAGCGAAGGCGTAGGTTGGATTATCCCAGCCATTGTAGGCGCTGTGATTGGCCTTTTACTCTCTACAACAACTAAACAAGCGTCGTAATTTAAGAACGCAGGCTAACCGCCTGCGTTCTTTCTTTTTGTTAAATGACCATTCATTGAAACGAGTCATCAAGAAGATCTTGCCACACGAAAAAGCTCTCCTCGAAAGGAGAGCTACGATTCAACAGGTTCTCTTACATCATTTTTAAGAGTTTGAAGCACCTGCGGATCTACTTTTTCAATTGCAGCTTCAGCTGTAGATAAGGCATCATCATACTCATATTGTCTAAAGTGATTTTCTGCTTTTTGTAGCAATTCATCCACACTTCGATGCTTCCCACGATACCGATTGCCAAACTGGATTAAGCGTTCCGTTAAGACAGCGTCTTCGACAAGCTTCTTCGTAATTTCCGTGCTGTGCTCAACCGCACGTTCCGCGTCAGCTAACACTTCATTAATTTGATAGATATCAAGTGGTACGTCTGAAAGACGTTCACTTAATTCGATAATAATGTCTTCAGCTAGTTCATAGCCATCAAGATAAGACTCAGGTATTCCTGGTAAATTACTTAATTTCATCATTCTTCTAGATTCAATTAACTTCCGCTTTAGATCTTTGATCGTATCAAGTGCTTTAAGCTCATCTCGCCTAAGCATGTGCAAGTTTTCTTTTTGAATCTGCATTTCGTGATCAATCGTTGCAAGATCTTCCTTTAGAGAAAGCACTGACTCAGCAAGACTTGTATAAGCTTGTTGATTACCATCTACCGCTTCCCGAACAGCATTAAAGCGAATATGCATATCTGAAATTTTCAGTTCGATATCTTTTATCATGTTTAGTTCTTGTTCTTCTAACCGATAGCTTAGTTGAACAACGTTCGTTTCTTCCTGTAAATCCTGAAGATAAGAATTTGTTTTGAACAATTCATGTTCAATCTCTTCTACTTTTTCAGTAACAAGGTGCCTTGCATCTACCTCAGCTTCTAATTGGTCATATAGTCCTTCAATACTTCTTCGTACCGAATCGATTTCTGTTTTCATTTCTTGAACTTCGGTCTTCTCGATGGCAGATTCAAAACGTACGAGGTCTGATTCTACCTGTTCGATGTGATCCTGAATTTCCAGGTGATCGAGGACATAGCCTTCAGATGCCATCGCAGAAGTACCATCTTCAAGCTCTTTCAATTGAGCAGGTATTTGCGTATGAACTAACGCAATTAATTCCGGTGTTACAGCAATTTTATCCTGAACAGCTGCTAACCGTTCTTGAATTTCCATTAGTACACTTCTTGCCTCAAGGTAATTCCCATCTTCTGTAAGCTGTTCATAATGCTTAAGATTCTGCTTTAGCTCATCAAGCTCTGCATCAAGCGTTGGATAAGCCTTTCCAAGCGAACGGTTCTGAGATAATAGCCGTTGCTTTGCTTCCCTAAACACTTCTTGGACAGAAATAATATCCGTTCGGTTTTGCTCTTCACTTGAAACAAGTTCATTAATATCTTCCAACATTAATTCAATTCGCTTTTCAATTTGCTCTAACCGTTCACGCGTTTCAACAAGAGTCGCTTTCGCTTTTCGAAAGCGATACTTCTCCGCTGCTTCTTCTGTATCCATGAGCTGTTCTTCTAGATTAGGAAGTTTAACGGCAACAATTTCGTCCCATTCTTCACGCCACTTCTCAAATTTCTCTTCCGTTTGCCCTGACATCGTTAATCCCTTTACTTTCGAGATCTCATCAGTTACAGGTCTATTCAATATATCAATCTTCCATTCTTCTAGACGATCGATCTCATTGTATATTTTTCTTCTAGCAAAAGTGCCATATAATATGACGGCAACCAGTAAAATAATCGCAATGACAATATACTCCAACGGAAGCACCCCTTCTTCCACATCATCAATTTATGTATACATGCTATTAAGCAGTCTAAATCATCAGATATAGATCTTTTATAAACAAATATGTAGGAAATTCATTAATGTTTTTATGATACCATGTAATTACCTCTTTGACTAAATAAATTCAATATTCGACAGCTAAAATCCTTGATTATATTATAAACTTTTTCATTTTTTGAAAGAAGGTGCTTTAGAATGAATATTTCATATGATGGACACATTCACTCTCCTTTTTGTCCACACGGCTCCACTGATCAATTTGAAGAGTACGTAGAAGCAGCAATACAAGCAGGTTATAAAGGAATGACCTTTACGGAACATGCTCCCCTCCCTAAAACCTTTACTGATCCTGTTCCAGACAAAGACAGCGGGATGAAGTGGGAGGACCTTCATAGTTACTTTAATTCCATTCAACAACTGAAAGAAAAGTATAAGGGTTTAATTGAAATTAATAGCGGACTTGAAGTTGATTATATTGAGGGTTATGAGGAAGAGACGAGACAATTACTTGATTCAGTTGGTCCACTTCTAGATGACGCCATTCTTTCCGTCCACTTTATCAAACACGGCGAGTTCTATACATGCCTGGACTATAGCCCAGAAGCATTCAACGACTTGATCCAAGCATTAGGTTTGGTTGAAATGGTTCATAAAAAATATTATGAAACTGTGCTAAAGTCCGTTAAATCCGATTTAGGAAATTACAAGCCTACTCGTATAGGACATATGACACTTGCAAATAAATTCCAGAAAAAATATCCGGTTAAAAATGATTTTCAAAGTGAAATAGCTACTATTCTTATTGCGATTAAAGATCACAACTATTCTCTTGATTACAATGGTGCTGGTACAGTGAAACCACTTTGCGAAGAACCCTATCCAAGCGATCAAGTCGTGAAAGAAGCGTTAAAACGAGAAATCCCTCTCGTCTATGGCTCAGATGCCCATAGTGCAAAAGGGATTGGTCAGGGAGCAGATCGGCTGATCACTCATTTGCTCCAAAAGCCAAATATAATCAGCCATTCATAACAAGTGGGCGCTCGTCCCACGTCTTCTCTTTACAAACAGTTAACTGAATCCACTGATATAACTGCTTGTTATATTTTTCAATAAAATAACGTTCATTAGGTTGAATATGATGCACTTCCAGAATATATTGAGGGTGTAAAAAAGGCATCGAAAGCATTCCTTTCATTTGCATCACAATATAATCAATGGGTTGAGGGCGAAACTCTTTTCTGGCAAAACCCACTTCTAAAATCCTAGTGAAATAATACTTTTCTTTCGCCAGATAAGTGGTCATAATTTCACGAACAAGAACGGAATCGAAGGTAATTTCCCTGTGTACAAATCGAGCTAACTGCCTATTCAAATACTGATATTCCATTACACGTTCAATCGCGTCAATCAGACATGTTTTTGCTGAGTGCCCTTCTAGCTGTTGATATGCAGCTTCAATCTCTTTTACATATCCTTCAAGAAAAGAAGTCATTAAAAACTCAGCTAATCCTTTTTTTCCATTAAAATAATAAGAGATTAGCGCAACGTTCACATCTGCTTTACTCGCAATATCACGAACTGAAGTACCATGGAATCCTTTCGTGTTAAAGAGTTGAATGGCGGCCTGGATGACACTTCGCTTCGATACTGTATCTCGCTCCTGTTTCACTAGGTACCCCCTCCAAATAGTTCGATCTTAGTAACTCATTCGTTAATCGCTGCTACTTTCCTTTAATAATCGTGCGACAAAATATGTGTGTTCCTCAACAAGATTTGATATGATTATCATAATTTCGAGTTAAGGAAGAGGTGTTTTAACATGTTTGAAGTCGAATCCTATTCAGGTAAAAGAGAAAAAGACTATCAAATGGTAATTAAACAATTACGAGCACTGCTTGATGGCGAGACGAATCAGCTAGCCAACCTTGCAAATGCTTCTGCTTTATTAAATCAGTTTTTATCAAATGTAAACTGGGTAGGTTTTTATTTATATGAAAAAGAAACCGATCAACTTGTTCTCGGTCCATTTCAAGGGCTACCCGCGTGCGTCAGAATACAGAATGGTAAAGGCGTATGCGGCTCTGCATCCAAGGAAGGCAAAACAATGAGAATCGAAAACGTTCATGAATTCCCTGGACATATTGCCTGTGACGCTGCATCTCAATCAGAAATTGTAGTGCCTATTATGTCTAATGGAGCCCTTCTTGGTGTTCTTGATATAGACAGTCCAGAAGTTGGCCGCTTTGATGAATTGGATCAAGAGTACCTAGAAAAATTCACATTAGCATTACAAGATTATCTTTAAGCATCAAGTGAAGCTTCATCAAAAAAACGTTAATACATGATGAAAACCGTCCAGTAGAGATCTTTCTCCATTGGACGGTTTTTTTTATTCTTCAAGCGCTTGTTCGATGTCCCCCCATATGTCTTCCCACGCTTCAAGTCCAACCGAAAGACGAATAAGCGATTCACTAATTCCCATCCGTTTTCGCTCTTCTTCAGGAACCACTGCATGTGTCATCGTCGCTGGATGTTGAATAAGCGTTTCAGCATCTCCAAGACTAACTGCAATTTTTATCATTCCTAGCCGATTCATGAAATTTTGTGCTTCTAGTTTACCACCATTTATTTCAAAGCTAATTAATCCTCCCGGGCTTTTCATCTGCTTTTGTGCAATTAGATAAGAAGGCGATTCCTCTCTTCCTGGATACATCACATTCGTTACTGATGGATGCTCGATTAACTTTTGAACGATGTTATGAGCATTTGAGCAGTGACGATCCATCCGAATTGGGAGAGTCTTCAATCCCCGAAGGAGTAACCATGCATCAAACGGTGATAGAATTCCTCCGATATCTTTTTGTGTACTCTTTGCAATGGCAGTAATTGTCTTCTTATCACTTACAACCAATCCCGCCACGACATCCCCATGCCCTCCGATATACTTTGTAGCACTGTGCAAAACAATATCACAACCAAATTCTAGAGGGCGTTGTAAATACGGCGTAGAAAATGTATTATCTACGACAACCGTGATTCCTTTTTCCTTTGCTACAGAAGAAATCATTTCAAGATCAATTAATTTCAATGTTGGATTTATGGGCGTCTCTATATAGATAACCGTCGTATTTGGGCGAATAGCTTGTTGAATTTGTTCAAATGAATCAAGTGGAAGCAAGTCATGCTCGATCGCAAACTTCTCTTCTAACATTTTAAGTAATCCAAACGTGCAGCCGTACACTCCTTCAGAACAAAGGATATGGTCTCCCGACTTAACAAGATGCATCAGAACAGCAGAAACAGCTGCCATGCCTGAACCGAAAGCTAAACCACCCTCCGCATTCTCAAGAGAAGCAATCCTCTCTTCTAGCATTCGAACAGTAGGATTTCCAAGTCTTGAGTAAATGTAGCCAGGTTCTTCGCCAGCAAACCTTCTTTCACCGGCTTCGGCTGTTTCAAATGTAAAAGTAGATGTTTGGTAGATTGGTGATGCTAAGCTATTATGATGTGATTTAGAATCATATCCATCATGAATTGTTTTTGTCTCAAAACGTTGCTCTCCCAAAGTCATAACCCCCTGTTATAAAATCACACATTACACTTTCATTGTAAGCGTTTTCAATTATAAGGTGAAGAGGGAATTATCTTTCTCAACAGATCATTGATATCTTCTTATCCATCAAATCCCTACTATAGTTGACATCTCAATCTGAAAGAGTTACAATTGCATTTGTGTAAAATAAGAATGGGCAGCAGCGTGACGGGCTGCGATTTCATTGTGTTCCTTTTAATAGGTACGCCGCGTAACCTCCGGCTGTCGAGGTGAAGGCGTGTGAAAACACAATGTGCGCAAACCGGAATCACGACACTGTTTTTATTTTATACCAATCTAAATGGTATAAAGGAGGAGCTAATTATGGCTCGATATACAGGACCAAGTTGGAAGATTTCTCGTCGTCTTGGTATTTCTCTAAGTGGAACAGGTAAAGAATTGGAAAAGCGTCCTTACGCTCCAGGTCAACACGGACCTAACCAGCGTAGAAAGCTTTCTGAATATGGACTTCAGCTTCAAGAGAAGCAAAAGCTTCGTCACATGTACGGCATGACTGAGCGTCAATTCCGTCGTCTTTTCGATGATGCTGGTAAAATGAAAGGTGTTCACGGTGAGAACTTCATGATTCTTCTTGAAGCTCGTCTTGATAACCTTGTTTATCGTCTGGGTCTAGCTCGTACTCGCCGTCAGGCTCGTCAGCTAGTTAACCACGGCCACATCACTGTCGATGGCAAACGCGTTGACATCCCTTCTTACCGCGTAGCAACTGGTCAAGTGATCAGCGTTCGTGAGAAGTCAAACAACCTTGACATCATCAAAGAAGCAATCGAAGTAAACAACTTCGTTCCAGAATACCTTACTTTCGATGCAGATAAGCTTGAAGGTACGTTCTCTCGTCTTCCTGAGCGTTCTGAACTTCCTGCTGAAATCACTGAAGCTCTTATCGTTGAGTACTACTCTCGTTAAGCTGTTTCAACTCCCCGGAATTTATTCCGGGGTTTTTTTATATCCAAAAGCAAAATTGATATATACGAAAAAGAGATGCTCCTATCGAGCATCTCTTCATTAACAATTAATATGTGAGAAGGAAGTATTTCTTTTTTCCTCTTCGAATAATAACGTATTGATTTTCAATTTGATCGCTTTCTGAAATCACCTTGTCTATTTCTTTACAGCGTTCACCATTAATATAAACGGCGCCATTCTTCACATCTTCTCTTGCCTGACGCTTGGAAGATGAAATCCCAGCTTCTACAAGTAAGTCAATTAATCCTTTTTCATGATCTTTTACGTGATAGGATGGCACATCCTTAAACCCTAAACGAATTTCTTCAGCTGTTAATTGCTTAATATCTCCACTAAAAAGAGCTTCCGAAATATTGATCGCCTGCTGAAGTTTTTCTTCTCCATGTACGAGCTTCGTTACGTTTTCAGCAAGTGTACGGTGTGCTTCTCTTTTTTCTGGTGCTTCTAAATGCTTCGACTCAATTTCTTTAATCTCTTCAATACTTAAGAATGTAAAGTAATTTAGGAACTTTACCACATCGCGATCATCTGTATTAATCCAGAACTGATAGAATTCATAAGGAGATGTTTTATCAGCATCTAACCAGATTGCGCCACCTTCTGACTTACCAAACTTGGAGCCGTCACTTTTCGTAACAAGTGGAAACGTTGCACCGTATGCTTTCGTCGATTCTTCGCTTCCTTCTTCTTTACGAATTAATTCAAGACCAGCAGTGATATTTCCCCACTGATCACTACCTCCAATTTGCAAGCGACAATTTTCTTTACGATAAAGTTGAAGAAAGTCATACGATTGAAGAATCATGTACGTAAACTCGGTAAATGAAATTCCAGCTTCGAGACGTGATGTAACCGAATCTTTCGCAAGCATGTAGTTTAAACCAAAGTTCTTTCCTACATCGCGAAGAAATGGAATCACATTCAATTCGCCGATCCAGTCAAAGTTGTTTACAGCTTTAGCAGCATTAGCTTCTGTACCAAAATCTAAAAAGCGCGCTAGCTGACCCTGTAATTTATTGGTCCATTCTTTTACAATATCTTCGGAATTTAATGTACGCTCATTCGAACGGCCACTTGGGTCTCCAATAAGTCCTGTTGCACCACCAACAAGCGCAATCGGCGTATGCCCCGCAAGCTGAAATCTACGAAGCGCAAGGACTGGCAACAAATGTCCAATATGAAGACTATCAGCTGTTGGATCAAATCCTGAATAAAGCGCAATTCGGTTGTTAGACAACTCTTTTTCAAGACCTTCTCTATCAGTCACCTGATTTAACAGGCCTCTTGCTTCTAATTCATCTAAAATGTGCATATCATCGTCTCCTCTAAATCATAGTAATTCCCTATTTCAAGCAATTTACAGTTCTACAAACATAAAAAAACCCGCCCCTAAAAAAGGGACGAGATTGATCGCGGTACCACCCTTGTTGAAGAAAGCATGCTTTCTTCCACTCAGTCAGAATAACGGTCTGAACCGTCTAATGCTACACAGACATTGTCTTTCCCATTAGAAGCTCATGGAGGTAATTCACATTTTCCTTTATGCTAGTTCTCACCGACCACCAGCTCTCTGAAAAAGGGAGAAAAACGCTACTTTATCCAATCAAAGCATGTCGTTCATAAAAAACACTATTTAAATTAATATCACAAACGGAAAACCATGTCAATTCTAAGCCCACTGAAATCCCTACCAGTTTATACAAATCTCGACGACATATGCTATAATAAATAGGATTAATTTGAGGGGGTATAGGAATGCGAGAGCTTTTTTCTACTATCAGGCAGAAGTGGAACGCGTTCATTGATAGATTACAAGAATACAACATATTATCCGGCTCTAGAATTGCCTATAAAGTTATTTGGAATCTTTTTCTGATCTTTATAGTAATTGGTCTTATGGGCACATTTTTCGCCGGTGGCGTTGGTGCTGGATATTTTGCATCGCTTGTAAAAGATGAACCGATTCGCTCTTACGATGAGATGAAGAGTGACGTTTATAACTACGAAGAAACCAGTGAGGTCTACTTTGCTGGAGACGTATTTCTTGGAAACTTCCGTTCTGATATTGAGCGAAAAGAAGTTGAGTTAAAAGACGTTTCTCCTCTTCTACAAAAGGCGGTCATTTCCACAGAAGATGAATACTTTTACGATCACGACGGCATTGTTCCTAAAGCAATCGGACGAGCTGTACTGCAAGAAGTTACAAATTCAGAAGACCGCAGTGGTGGGAGCACACTCACGCAACAGCTTGTTAAAAACCAGATTTTAACGAGAGAAGTTTCATTTGAACGGAAAGCAAAAGAAATGTTGCTCGCGCTTCGATTGGAAAACTTCTTTAATAAAGATGAAATTCTAGAAGCATACCTTAACATTGTTCCTTACGGACGTAATGCTTCTGGTAATAATATCGCAGGCGTTCAAGCAGCCTCACAAGGCATATTCGGAGTCAATGCAAGTGATTTAAACTTGCCACAAGCCGCTTTTATTGCAGGTATTCCCAAAAACCCTTATACATACACCCCTTTTACAAACTCGGGTGAGGTGAAAGAGGATCTTTCAGCTGGAATCGACCGGATGGAATTTGTTCTTTATCGCATGTATCAAGAAGAAACGATTACCGAAGATGAGTACAACAAGGCGCTTGAATACGATATTGAAAAAAACCTAACTAAATCTTCCCCTTCGCCAGTTGAGAAATACCCATACCTTACATTTGAGATTGAAGATCGCGCGAAACGCGTTCTTGCAAAGCAGATCGCTGATGAAGAAGGATATGATGGAGAGAAGCTTGCGAAGAGTGTAGACTATTATAACCAAATAACTTATGACGCTAATGTTACTGGAAGATCTGCAACAGAAATAGCTAAGAAAATGGATTTAAAATGGGAAGAAGTTCAAGAAAATTCTGATGTCTTTCTCGAATTTATGAGCAATGCTGAGAAGGAACTCCGAAAAAATGGATACAAAATTTACACTACAATAGACAGAGATATTTATGAATCTATGAATGCTGCAAGAGATAAAGTTTTAGAAAATGGAAGTTACTTTCAAAGTTCTAAAACAATTTCCGTGCAAAACTCCCAGACAGGAGAACTCGAAAACAAAGAATTCCCCATGCAAGTGGGTAGTATCTTAATCGAAAATGAAACTGGAAAGATTCTTTCTTTCGTGGGTGGTAGAGATTTTGCAGAAGAAGAACTTAACCATGCTACTGGGGCTTATCGTTCAAATGGTTCTACGATGAAACCATTGCTTGACTATGCTCCTGCAATGGAAGTAGGAAAAGTTCAGCCTGGCTACATTGTGCCAGATTTACCGATTAAAGAGGGATATAATCCTGGTAACTATTCATCGAATTATCATGGTCTTGTTACAGCCCGAAAAGCATTGGAAAGATCATACAACGTTCCTGCAGTTCGTATTTACAATAAAATGAACCCTGTCGAAGCAACAGACTATTTAGTAAAAATGGGCTTTAGTACAATGACACTTGATGACCGAACAAATCCATCAATGGCCATAGGTGCACTTCAACGTGGCGTAAGTGTAGAAGAAAACACGAATGCTTTTGGTACATTTGCTAATGGTGGAAAATTTGTCGATGCATACTTAATTGATAAAATAGTTGATCGAAATGGAAACACAATTTTCGAACAGAAACCTGAACCAGTCGAAGTTTTTAGTCCTCAAACAGCGTATCTAACGATTGATATGATGCGTGACGTAGTTAATCAAGGGACAGCCCAAGACATTCCAAACAAACTGAAATTCTCTTCTGATTGGGCTGGAAAAACTGGTACAGGACAAGACTATTATGATGCATGGTTTGTAGCAGTTAATCCTAATGTTTCACTAGGTGTATGGACTGGATACGATAAACAAATCAGTATGGATAGTCAATATGCCAATAGAAATAAAAACTTATGGGCATTATTTGCTAATGCTGCTTATGATAAAAAACCAGAAAT from Bacillus sp. Cs-700 encodes the following:
- the brnQ gene encoding branched-chain amino acid transport system II carrier protein; the protein is MKLKLSNKDTLTIGLMLFALFLGAGNMIFPPALGNSAGENIWIATAGFLITGVGLPLLGVTAIGLTGGSLRDIASKVHPLFGLIFTAILYLAIGPFFGIPRTGTVAFEIGVVPFLNDSTNVNGLPLFLYTLIFFGLTFWLSLNPTRLVDRVGKILTPLLILVLGSLIIGAFINPPGPLSTPAPEYKSGVFFKGFIEGYLTMDAIAALVFGIVVIQAVNDKGVSDRKNVSIAVLKAGILAAIGLTAIYLSLAYIGATSTSLVGSANNGGAILSSIASYLFGSLGTLLLGAAITFACLTTSVGLVTACGEYFSKTYPKLSYKTVILVVTLFSTFVANLGLTQLITFTLPVLIAIYPIAIVLIFLTFLENVFPIHHYVYRGAIISTVIISVPNALEGAGITLPGMGIMQTLPLYSEGVGWIIPAIVGAVIGLLLSTTTKQAS
- the ezrA gene encoding septation ring formation regulator EzrA, which translates into the protein MEYIVIAIILLVAVILYGTFARRKIYNEIDRLEEWKIDILNRPVTDEISKVKGLTMSGQTEEKFEKWREEWDEIVAVKLPNLEEQLMDTEEAAEKYRFRKAKATLVETRERLEQIEKRIELMLEDINELVSSEEQNRTDIISVQEVFREAKQRLLSQNRSLGKAYPTLDAELDELKQNLKHYEQLTEDGNYLEARSVLMEIQERLAAVQDKIAVTPELIALVHTQIPAQLKELEDGTSAMASEGYVLDHLEIQDHIEQVESDLVRFESAIEKTEVQEMKTEIDSVRRSIEGLYDQLEAEVDARHLVTEKVEEIEHELFKTNSYLQDLQEETNVVQLSYRLEEQELNMIKDIELKISDMHIRFNAVREAVDGNQQAYTSLAESVLSLKEDLATIDHEMQIQKENLHMLRRDELKALDTIKDLKRKLIESRRMMKLSNLPGIPESYLDGYELAEDIIIELSERLSDVPLDIYQINEVLADAERAVEHSTEITKKLVEDAVLTERLIQFGNRYRGKHRSVDELLQKAENHFRQYEYDDALSTAEAAIEKVDPQVLQTLKNDVREPVES
- the hisJ gene encoding histidinol-phosphatase HisJ; its protein translation is MSYDGHIHSPFCPHGSTDQFEEYVEAAIQAGYKGMTFTEHAPLPKTFTDPVPDKDSGMKWEDLHSYFNSIQQLKEKYKGLIEINSGLEVDYIEGYEEETRQLLDSVGPLLDDAILSVHFIKHGEFYTCLDYSPEAFNDLIQALGLVEMVHKKYYETVLKSVKSDLGNYKPTRIGHMTLANKFQKKYPVKNDFQSEIATILIAIKDHNYSLDYNGAGTVKPLCEEPYPSDQVVKEALKREIPLVYGSDAHSAKGIGQGADRLITHLLQKPNIISHS
- the refZ gene encoding forespore capture DNA-binding protein RefZ, with product MKQERDTVSKRSVIQAAIQLFNTKGFHGTSVRDIASKADVNVALISYYFNGKKGLAEFLMTSFLEGYVKEIEAAYQQLEGHSAKTCLIDAIERVMEYQYLNRQLARFVHREITFDSVLVREIMTTYLAKEKYYFTRILEVGFARKEFRPQPIDYIVMQMKGMLSMPFLHPQYILEVHHIQPNERYFIEKYNKQLYQWIQLTVCKEKTWDERPLVMNG
- a CDS encoding GAF domain-containing protein, which translates into the protein MFEVESYSGKREKDYQMVIKQLRALLDGETNQLANLANASALLNQFLSNVNWVGFYLYEKETDQLVLGPFQGLPACVRIQNGKGVCGSASKEGKTMRIENVHEFPGHIACDAASQSEIVVPIMSNGALLGVLDIDSPEVGRFDELDQEYLEKFTLALQDYL
- the megL gene encoding methionine gamma-lyase; amino-acid sequence: MTLGEQRFETKTIHDGYDSKSHHNSLASPIYQTSTFTFETAEAGERRFAGEEPGYIYSRLGNPTVRMLEERIASLENAEGGLAFGSGMAAVSAVLMHLVKSGDHILCSEGVYGCTFGLLKMLEEKFAIEHDLLPLDSFEQIQQAIRPNTTVIYIETPINPTLKLIDLEMISSVAKEKGITVVVDNTFSTPYLQRPLEFGCDIVLHSATKYIGGHGDVVAGLVVSDKKTITAIAKSTQKDIGGILSPFDAWLLLRGLKTLPIRMDRHCSNAHNIVQKLIEHPSVTNVMYPGREESPSYLIAQKQMKSPGGLISFEINGGKLEAQNFMNRLGMIKIAVSLGDAETLIQHPATMTHAVVPEEERKRMGISESLIRLSVGLEAWEDIWGDIEQALEE
- the rpsD gene encoding 30S ribosomal protein S4: MARYTGPSWKISRRLGISLSGTGKELEKRPYAPGQHGPNQRRKLSEYGLQLQEKQKLRHMYGMTERQFRRLFDDAGKMKGVHGENFMILLEARLDNLVYRLGLARTRRQARQLVNHGHITVDGKRVDIPSYRVATGQVISVREKSNNLDIIKEAIEVNNFVPEYLTFDADKLEGTFSRLPERSELPAEITEALIVEYYSR
- the tyrS gene encoding tyrosine--tRNA ligase, translating into MHILDELEARGLLNQVTDREGLEKELSNNRIALYSGFDPTADSLHIGHLLPVLALRRFQLAGHTPIALVGGATGLIGDPSGRSNERTLNSEDIVKEWTNKLQGQLARFLDFGTEANAAKAVNNFDWIGELNVIPFLRDVGKNFGLNYMLAKDSVTSRLEAGISFTEFTYMILQSYDFLQLYRKENCRLQIGGSDQWGNITAGLELIRKEEGSEESTKAYGATFPLVTKSDGSKFGKSEGGAIWLDADKTSPYEFYQFWINTDDRDVVKFLNYFTFLSIEEIKEIESKHLEAPEKREAHRTLAENVTKLVHGEEKLQQAINISEALFSGDIKQLTAEEIRLGFKDVPSYHVKDHEKGLIDLLVEAGISSSKRQAREDVKNGAVYINGERCKEIDKVISESDQIENQYVIIRRGKKKYFLLTY
- a CDS encoding transglycosylase domain-containing protein — encoded protein: MRELFSTIRQKWNAFIDRLQEYNILSGSRIAYKVIWNLFLIFIVIGLMGTFFAGGVGAGYFASLVKDEPIRSYDEMKSDVYNYEETSEVYFAGDVFLGNFRSDIERKEVELKDVSPLLQKAVISTEDEYFYDHDGIVPKAIGRAVLQEVTNSEDRSGGSTLTQQLVKNQILTREVSFERKAKEMLLALRLENFFNKDEILEAYLNIVPYGRNASGNNIAGVQAASQGIFGVNASDLNLPQAAFIAGIPKNPYTYTPFTNSGEVKEDLSAGIDRMEFVLYRMYQEETITEDEYNKALEYDIEKNLTKSSPSPVEKYPYLTFEIEDRAKRVLAKQIADEEGYDGEKLAKSVDYYNQITYDANVTGRSATEIAKKMDLKWEEVQENSDVFLEFMSNAEKELRKNGYKIYTTIDRDIYESMNAARDKVLENGSYFQSSKTISVQNSQTGELENKEFPMQVGSILIENETGKILSFVGGRDFAEEELNHATGAYRSNGSTMKPLLDYAPAMEVGKVQPGYIVPDLPIKEGYNPGNYSSNYHGLVTARKALERSYNVPAVRIYNKMNPVEATDYLVKMGFSTMTLDDRTNPSMAIGALQRGVSVEENTNAFGTFANGGKFVDAYLIDKIVDRNGNTIFEQKPEPVEVFSPQTAYLTIDMMRDVVNQGTAQDIPNKLKFSSDWAGKTGTGQDYYDAWFVAVNPNVSLGVWTGYDKQISMDSQYANRNKNLWALFANAAYDKKPEIMDPEESFKMPTGIVKRSFCGISGKLATDLCQKAGLVQTDLFNAKYVPTEVDDSLTEGRYVVMNGNTYQALSSTPEEFVSSGVMIKEDYFSGVDLASLLPSEFKNLNIVSEGTTASENGKKPGAVGGLSINGSTLSWGASGESDIVGYRIYRASNGSSSFTKLGSIKSSDGSSFNIPSGAYAYYVTAVDVAGNESGASAKVTSEDWSEKPEPKEKPEPKPESDEGNDQTSGNSNTENEEATEDEEATEDEEEESSNPEDSSSNEDGANEDGANNENNDSTEENANSNTSNNSSNSNSNGANGENNANSSTNTSNDSE